The Pseudomonas parafulva genome includes a window with the following:
- a CDS encoding Lrp/AsnC family transcriptional regulator: MDSFDRHILTLLQRDAALSLKALAEAVNLSTTPCWKRVKRLEDEGYIVGRVALLDPGLLGLGLTVFVQVKTQRHDSAWLEQFAATVTAFEEVMECYRMSGDWDYMLRVVVGDIAAYDRFYKKLITSTDGLSNITSSFAMEQMKYTTAFPVNRG; this comes from the coding sequence ATGGACAGCTTCGACCGACACATTCTGACCCTCTTGCAGCGCGATGCCGCGCTCTCGCTCAAGGCCTTGGCCGAGGCCGTCAACCTGTCCACCACCCCTTGCTGGAAGCGGGTCAAGCGCCTGGAAGACGAAGGCTATATCGTCGGTCGTGTGGCCCTGCTGGATCCTGGCCTGCTAGGGCTGGGCCTGACCGTGTTCGTGCAGGTCAAGACCCAGCGCCATGACAGTGCATGGCTGGAGCAGTTCGCCGCCACGGTCACGGCGTTCGAGGAGGTGATGGAGTGCTACCGCATGTCCGGCGACTGGGACTACATGCTGCGGGTGGTGGTAGGCGATATCGCGGCGTATGACCGGTTCTACAAGAAGCTGATTACCAGCACCGATGGGTTGTCCAACATTACCTCGAGCTTTGCCATGGAGCAGATGAAGTACACCACGGCCTTTCCAGTGAACCGCGGTTGA
- a CDS encoding class II glutamine amidotransferase, whose translation MCELLGMSANVPTDIVFSFTGLIQRGGRTGPHRDGWGIGFYEGRGLRLFQDPAASSESEVANLVRRYPIKSEVVIGHIRQANVGKVCLANTHPFMREMWGRNWCFAHNGQLGDFTGSTNFYQPIGDTDSEAAFCDLLNRIRGAFPEPVPVEQLLPVLVEACAGYRARGVFNCMLSDGDWLFCFCSTKLVHITRRAPFGAARLKDVDLIVDFHTQTTPNDVVTVIATEALTENETWNRYAPGQWALWRHGECTAHGQS comes from the coding sequence ATGTGCGAACTGCTGGGCATGAGTGCCAACGTCCCCACCGACATCGTCTTCAGCTTCACCGGCCTGATACAGCGCGGCGGTCGCACTGGCCCGCACCGTGACGGCTGGGGCATCGGCTTCTACGAAGGGCGCGGCCTGCGCCTGTTCCAGGACCCCGCCGCCAGCAGCGAGTCCGAGGTGGCCAACCTGGTAAGGCGCTACCCGATCAAGAGCGAAGTAGTGATCGGCCACATCCGCCAGGCCAATGTGGGCAAGGTCTGCCTGGCCAACACCCACCCCTTCATGCGCGAGATGTGGGGGCGCAACTGGTGCTTTGCCCACAACGGCCAGCTGGGTGACTTCACCGGCTCCACAAACTTTTACCAGCCCATTGGTGATACCGACAGCGAGGCGGCCTTCTGTGATCTGCTCAATCGCATCCGCGGCGCCTTCCCGGAGCCGGTGCCGGTGGAACAGTTACTGCCGGTGCTGGTCGAAGCCTGTGCCGGTTATCGCGCCCGCGGCGTGTTCAACTGCATGCTCAGCGATGGTGACTGGCTGTTCTGCTTCTGTTCGACGAAGCTGGTCCACATTACCCGTCGCGCGCCGTTTGGCGCGGCACGGCTGAAGGATGTCGACCTGATCGTCGATTTCCATACCCAAACCACCCCCAACGACGTGGTCACGGTGATCGCCACCGAGGCCTTGACCGAGAACGAAACCTGGAACCGCTACGCGCCAGGTCAGTGGGCCCTGTGGCGGCACGGCGAGTGCACCGCGCACGGACAAAGCTAA
- a CDS encoding D-2-hydroxyacid dehydrogenase: MRVLIAEHDHARYADLLHQAAPHLEVLTSDDSAQLARLAPQCPVWLGQPDLLASLLRQGHRPHWMQSTWAGITPLLATGLPRAYRLTRAVGIFGQVMAEYMLTYMLGHERHVLSRLVSQVERRWDERPGCSLQGRKVLIVGTGDIGQAVAEFLRPFGVVLYGVASQAREQPPFAEVAALDDLARLVGEVDYVLNLLPDTPATHDIFDAAMFRRFQPTALFINAGRGVAVVDADLVEALKEGHLAGAVIDVCRQEPLPRQHPFWTAWGLLLTGHSAAPTTPAAMVRLFLDNLQAFEADQALRGEVNFDRGY, translated from the coding sequence ATGCGCGTACTGATTGCCGAGCATGACCACGCCCGCTACGCCGACCTGTTGCACCAGGCGGCACCGCACCTTGAAGTCCTGACCAGCGACGATTCCGCGCAATTGGCCCGGCTGGCGCCACAGTGCCCGGTCTGGCTCGGCCAGCCCGACCTGCTGGCCAGCTTGTTGCGCCAGGGGCATCGCCCCCACTGGATGCAGTCGACCTGGGCCGGCATCACGCCACTGCTGGCCACGGGGCTGCCCCGCGCGTATCGCCTGACCCGCGCTGTGGGCATTTTCGGCCAGGTCATGGCCGAATACATGCTCACCTACATGCTGGGCCATGAACGGCACGTCCTGTCGCGCCTGGTCAGCCAGGTGGAGCGGCGCTGGGATGAGCGCCCTGGTTGCTCGCTGCAGGGCCGCAAGGTATTGATCGTCGGCACCGGCGATATCGGCCAGGCCGTGGCCGAGTTCCTGCGCCCGTTCGGGGTGGTGCTGTACGGTGTGGCCAGCCAGGCCCGTGAACAGCCGCCATTCGCCGAGGTAGCAGCCCTGGACGATCTCGCGCGCCTGGTGGGCGAGGTCGACTATGTGCTGAACCTGCTGCCCGACACGCCGGCCACGCACGATATCTTTGACGCGGCGATGTTCCGGCGTTTCCAGCCAACTGCGTTGTTCATCAATGCCGGGCGCGGTGTGGCTGTCGTCGACGCCGACCTGGTGGAGGCGCTGAAAGAGGGGCACCTGGCCGGGGCGGTGATCGACGTATGCCGCCAGGAACCTCTGCCCAGGCAGCATCCATTCTGGACCGCCTGGGGCCTGTTGCTGACCGGACACAGCGCAGCGCCCACCACGCCTGCGGCCATGGTGCGGTTGTTCCTCGACAACCTGCAGGCGTTCGAAGCCGACCAGGCGCTGCGTGGCGAGGTGAACTTCGACCGCGGGTATTGA
- a CDS encoding YdcH family protein yields MPVPHDLLADLHVTADAFQALIDKDQTLHGLHKEYNAKDKEVVAAEKNGTNDEAVTRLRRERLLIKDKIERIIHPPK; encoded by the coding sequence ATGCCTGTTCCGCACGATCTGCTCGCTGACTTGCACGTTACCGCTGACGCATTCCAGGCACTCATTGACAAGGACCAGACGCTGCATGGCTTGCACAAGGAGTACAACGCCAAGGACAAGGAAGTGGTCGCCGCCGAGAAGAACGGCACCAACGACGAGGCCGTTACGCGCTTGCGCCGCGAGCGGCTGCTGATCAAGGACAAGATCGAGCGCATCATCCACCCGCCCAAATAA
- a CDS encoding S9 family peptidase yields MPSTHLPPLARADDATDPYAWLQQRDDPQVLAYLEAENAYQQACLADQAPLREQVFEEIKGRIQETDLSLPSPWGPYLYYTRTTAGDEYPRHYRCPRPADDSNTVDEGLEQLLLDPNALAGCGFLSLGAFNVSPDHRLLAYSLDTSGDEIYTLYVKDLATGDVTTLPFDDCDGSLTWANDSRTLFFAELDDTHRPWRLYRHTLGQEGAQRVFEEPDGRFFLHCYRTSSERQLVLLLNSKTTSEAWVLDAATPQAPFTCLAPRVEGHEYFPDHGLLDGQWRWFIRTNQDGINFALYHAPADPVPSRAQWQRLVAHRDDIMLEGLSLNASALTLSLRDGGLPIIEVRPQGLPPYRVDLPDAAYSLYVQDSLEFDSPRVRLRYEALNRPAQVRQLALATGAQEVLKQTPVLGPFNADAYVSERLWATAADGTQVPISLVRRRQDVGRTTPLYLYGYGAYGESLDPWFSHARLSLLERGVAFAIAHVRGGGELGEAWYRAGKQEHKHNSFSDFIACAEHLINAGVTSSATLAISGGSAGGLLIGAVLNLRPELFRCAIAEVPFVDVLNTMLDPELPLTVTEYDEWGNPAEPEVYERIKAYAPYENVKAQPYPAMLVVAGYNDSRVQYWEAAKWVARLRTRKTDDNLLLLKTEMGAGHGGMSGRYQGLKDVALEYGFVLGELGVV; encoded by the coding sequence ATGCCAAGCACCCACTTGCCGCCCCTGGCCAGAGCCGACGATGCGACCGACCCCTACGCGTGGTTGCAACAGCGTGACGATCCCCAGGTACTGGCTTACCTCGAAGCGGAAAATGCCTATCAGCAAGCCTGTCTGGCCGATCAGGCCCCCTTGCGCGAACAGGTGTTCGAGGAGATCAAAGGCCGCATCCAGGAAACCGATCTGTCCCTGCCATCGCCGTGGGGGCCCTACCTGTACTACACCCGCACCACCGCAGGCGATGAATACCCCCGCCATTATCGCTGCCCACGCCCTGCCGATGATTCCAACACGGTCGATGAAGGCCTGGAGCAACTGTTGCTCGACCCAAACGCCCTGGCAGGCTGCGGCTTTCTCTCGCTGGGGGCGTTCAACGTCAGTCCCGACCATCGCCTGTTGGCTTATAGCCTGGACACCAGCGGCGACGAAATCTACACCTTGTACGTCAAGGATCTGGCCACGGGCGATGTAACGACCCTGCCCTTCGACGACTGCGATGGCAGCCTGACCTGGGCCAATGACAGCCGTACGCTGTTCTTTGCCGAACTCGACGATACCCACCGCCCTTGGCGGCTGTACCGGCATACGTTGGGTCAGGAAGGTGCCCAGCGGGTATTCGAGGAGCCCGATGGCCGGTTCTTCCTGCACTGTTACCGCACCAGCTCCGAACGCCAGTTGGTGCTGCTGCTCAACAGCAAGACCACCAGCGAAGCCTGGGTGCTGGACGCGGCCACGCCGCAAGCGCCGTTCACCTGCCTGGCACCGCGTGTGGAAGGCCATGAGTACTTCCCCGATCATGGCCTGCTCGATGGGCAGTGGCGATGGTTCATCCGCACCAACCAAGACGGTATCAACTTCGCCCTGTATCACGCCCCGGCCGACCCCGTGCCAAGCCGTGCCCAGTGGCAACGGCTGGTCGCCCATCGCGATGACATCATGCTTGAAGGACTGAGCCTCAATGCCAGCGCATTGACCCTGAGCCTGCGTGATGGCGGCTTGCCGATCATCGAAGTGCGCCCACAGGGTCTGCCGCCCTACCGGGTGGATTTACCTGACGCGGCCTACAGCCTGTACGTGCAGGACAGCCTGGAATTCGACAGCCCTCGGGTACGCTTGCGCTACGAAGCGCTGAACCGGCCGGCCCAGGTACGTCAGCTGGCGCTGGCCACTGGCGCGCAGGAGGTGCTCAAGCAGACGCCGGTGCTGGGGCCCTTCAATGCCGACGCCTATGTCAGCGAGCGCCTGTGGGCCACCGCGGCAGACGGTACCCAAGTGCCGATCAGCCTGGTGCGACGGCGCCAGGATGTGGGTCGCACCACACCGCTCTACCTGTACGGGTACGGCGCCTATGGCGAGAGCCTGGACCCATGGTTCTCCCATGCGCGGCTGAGCCTGCTGGAACGTGGTGTAGCGTTTGCCATCGCCCATGTGCGCGGCGGCGGCGAGCTGGGCGAGGCCTGGTACCGTGCCGGCAAGCAGGAACACAAGCACAATTCCTTCAGCGATTTCATCGCGTGCGCCGAACACCTGATCAACGCAGGCGTGACATCCTCTGCAACCCTGGCCATCAGTGGGGGCAGTGCCGGCGGGCTGCTGATCGGCGCCGTGTTGAACCTGCGTCCCGAGCTGTTTCGCTGCGCCATCGCCGAGGTGCCCTTTGTGGATGTGCTCAACACCATGCTCGACCCTGAGCTGCCGTTGACGGTGACCGAGTATGACGAATGGGGCAATCCCGCGGAGCCTGAGGTGTACGAGCGCATCAAGGCCTATGCGCCGTATGAGAACGTGAAAGCCCAGCCCTACCCGGCCATGCTGGTGGTGGCAGGCTACAACGACAGCCGAGTGCAGTACTGGGAAGCGGCCAAGTGGGTCGCCCGCCTGCGTACGCGCAAGACCGATGACAACCTGCTGCTGCTCAAGACCGAGATGGGTGCCGGGCATGGGGGTATGAGCGGGCGCTACCAGGGGTTGAAGGACGTGGCCTTGGAGTATGGGTTTGTGCTGGGTGAGCTGGGGGTTGTCTGA
- a CDS encoding RNA methyltransferase: MANKRYSCIGLFNPKSAENVGSVMRAAGCYGVNSVFYTGKRYERARDFVTDTKRVHYDIPLIGIDDLQRIIPLGCTPVAVELVEGARPLPDYTHPDRAIYIFGPEDGSLSPEVRAWCEETIYIPTTGCMNLAATVNVVLYDRLAKGLNTRSGPKFK, from the coding sequence GTGGCTAACAAACGATACAGTTGCATCGGCCTGTTCAACCCCAAGTCGGCCGAAAACGTAGGCTCGGTAATGCGTGCGGCTGGCTGCTACGGGGTCAACTCGGTGTTCTATACCGGCAAGCGCTACGAGCGCGCGCGGGACTTCGTGACCGACACCAAGCGCGTGCACTACGACATTCCACTGATCGGCATCGATGACCTGCAACGCATCATCCCGCTGGGCTGCACCCCGGTGGCCGTGGAACTGGTCGAAGGCGCCCGCCCCCTGCCCGACTACACCCACCCGGACCGCGCCATCTACATCTTCGGCCCCGAAGACGGCAGCCTCAGCCCTGAGGTAAGGGCCTGGTGCGAGGAAACCATCTACATTCCCACCACCGGCTGCATGAACCTGGCGGCCACGGTGAACGTGGTGCTGTACGACCGTCTGGCCAAGGGCCTGAACACCCGCTCGGGCCCAAAATTCAAGTGA
- a CDS encoding YcgN family cysteine cluster protein produces the protein MIADNAPFWRRKTLEQLNPQEWESLCDGCGLCCLQKLEDEDDNSVYYTRIACKLLDLDTCQCSDYPNRFAQVPDCIQLTPGKADQFRWLPATCGYRLVSEGKDLPVWHHLVCGDRQQVHEQRISQAGRMLSERDVHEDDWEDHLIFRAS, from the coding sequence ATGATCGCTGATAACGCCCCGTTCTGGCGGCGCAAGACCCTAGAGCAACTCAACCCGCAGGAATGGGAGTCGCTGTGCGACGGCTGCGGGCTGTGCTGCTTGCAAAAGCTCGAGGACGAGGACGACAACAGCGTCTACTACACCCGCATCGCCTGCAAGTTGCTGGACCTCGACACTTGCCAGTGCAGCGACTATCCCAATCGCTTCGCCCAGGTGCCCGACTGCATTCAGCTCACCCCGGGCAAGGCTGACCAGTTTCGTTGGTTGCCAGCGACTTGCGGTTACCGCCTGGTCAGCGAAGGCAAGGACTTGCCGGTCTGGCACCACCTGGTATGCGGTGACCGTCAGCAAGTGCATGAGCAGCGCATCTCCCAGGCAGGGCGCATGCTCAGCGAGCGTGACGTGCACGAGGACGACTGGGAAGACCACCTGATCTTTCGCGCCAGCTAA
- a CDS encoding DUF2892 domain-containing protein: MLDNHSDAPLQEKNVHGMERATSLAGGALLVGKGLSQGGIVGLFKIAVGGLALVRGFTGHCATKAWLQHHRDQYNQLKSDLKRTGDELTALKDSAKAATEGVTVTGKDPVAGV; encoded by the coding sequence ATGCTTGATAATCACTCTGATGCACCGTTGCAGGAAAAGAACGTCCATGGCATGGAACGCGCCACTTCGTTGGCCGGCGGTGCTTTGCTGGTGGGCAAAGGACTGAGCCAGGGCGGTATCGTAGGGCTGTTCAAGATAGCCGTCGGTGGCCTGGCGCTGGTGCGCGGCTTCACTGGGCATTGCGCCACCAAGGCGTGGTTGCAGCACCACCGCGATCAGTACAACCAGCTGAAATCGGACCTCAAGCGTACTGGGGACGAGCTGACTGCACTGAAGGACAGTGCCAAAGCGGCCACCGAAGGCGTGACAGTGACCGGCAAGGATCCTGTCGCTGGGGTGTGA
- a CDS encoding YajD family HNH nuclease: protein MTSSTSAATARLDRILADAKRDKEMGYRDKALRMYPHVCGRCAREFAGKRLSELTVHHRDHNHDNNPQDGSNWELLCLYCHDNEHSRYTDQQYFSEGSTSTPSIAKATHNPFAALAGMLKKD from the coding sequence ATGACCTCCTCTACTTCCGCTGCCACTGCGCGCCTGGACCGCATCCTCGCCGATGCCAAGCGCGACAAGGAAATGGGCTACCGCGACAAGGCCCTGAGGATGTACCCGCACGTGTGCGGGCGTTGTGCACGCGAGTTCGCCGGCAAGCGCCTGAGTGAGCTTACCGTGCACCACCGTGACCACAACCACGACAACAATCCCCAGGACGGCTCCAACTGGGAGCTGCTGTGCCTGTACTGCCATGACAACGAACACTCGCGCTACACCGATCAGCAATACTTCAGCGAAGGCTCCACCAGCACCCCAAGCATTGCCAAGGCTACCCACAACCCGTTCGCGGCACTGGCAGGCATGCTGAAGAAGGACTGA
- a CDS encoding trans-sulfuration enzyme family protein, which produces MSDKPRHFATRTIHAGEQFEVADNAIFPAIVTASSFIKRGLDDTPDYSYSRVGNPTRHAYETCVAALEEGVGAVACASGVNATATVLELLPKDAHVVVMNGVYGGTFRILEDYRSRTSGLTTTYVDLNDLDAVAAAIKPETRLIWIESPTNPLLHLVDIKAVCDLARTRGILTCIDNTFCSPWNQRPITLGVDLVMHSASKYIGGHSDLTGGVVVAASEDLHRQLRRISMAIGAVQGPFDCYLALRGLKTLDVRMERQCANALEVARRLEGHPQVEQVYYPGLPSHPQHELCKRQMRSGGAVVAIKVKGDRAALNRLVEALQIFVLADSLGGVESMINHSWTMSHCSMSPEQKGAMGISENLLRLSVGIEAVADLIDDLETALGALAGQ; this is translated from the coding sequence ATGTCCGACAAGCCGCGCCATTTCGCCACCCGAACCATTCATGCCGGCGAGCAGTTCGAAGTCGCCGACAATGCCATTTTTCCAGCCATCGTCACGGCCAGTTCGTTCATCAAGCGCGGCCTGGACGACACGCCGGACTACTCCTACAGCCGCGTAGGCAACCCCACCCGCCACGCCTATGAGACCTGTGTTGCAGCTTTGGAGGAAGGCGTAGGGGCGGTGGCCTGTGCGTCAGGGGTGAATGCCACGGCCACCGTGCTCGAACTGCTGCCCAAGGACGCCCATGTGGTGGTGATGAACGGTGTATACGGCGGCACCTTCCGAATTCTGGAGGACTACCGCAGCCGCACGTCCGGCCTGACCACCACGTACGTCGACCTCAACGACCTCGATGCCGTGGCTGCTGCCATCAAGCCCGAAACCCGGCTGATCTGGATCGAATCACCGACCAACCCGCTGCTGCACCTGGTCGACATCAAGGCCGTCTGCGACCTTGCCCGCACCCGGGGCATCCTGACCTGCATCGACAATACCTTCTGCTCACCGTGGAACCAGCGCCCGATCACCCTGGGCGTGGACCTGGTCATGCACTCGGCCAGCAAGTACATCGGTGGCCATTCCGATCTCACCGGTGGGGTGGTGGTGGCGGCCAGCGAAGACCTGCACCGACAGCTGCGCCGCATCAGCATGGCCATCGGCGCGGTGCAAGGGCCGTTCGATTGCTACCTGGCGTTGCGCGGCCTCAAGACCCTGGACGTGCGCATGGAGCGCCAGTGTGCCAACGCGCTGGAAGTGGCCCGCAGGCTCGAGGGCCACCCGCAGGTCGAGCAGGTGTACTACCCAGGGCTGCCAAGCCATCCGCAGCATGAACTGTGCAAGCGTCAGATGCGCAGCGGCGGGGCGGTGGTTGCCATTAAGGTCAAGGGTGATCGGGCGGCGCTCAATCGGCTGGTCGAAGCGCTGCAGATTTTCGTGCTGGCCGACTCGCTGGGTGGGGTCGAAAGCATGATCAACCATTCCTGGACCATGTCCCACTGCTCCATGAGCCCCGAGCAGAAAGGGGCAATGGGCATCAGTGAGAACCTGTTGCGCCTGTCGGTGGGCATCGAGGCGGTCGCCGATTTGATCGATGACCTGGAAACGGCGCTGGGCGCTTTGGCCGGACAGTGA
- a CDS encoding phosphoethanolamine transferase, whose translation MLNIKPLRTEWVTLLASLYLLIGLNVFLWEHLEQVVPPGLPGLWLTLAFAVLMLFAFNLILTLIAFRYVLKPLLVLLFVSGAAVAYFMNRYGVLIDAGMFANIAETNVAEVRDLLSLKFGLYMLGLGVLPSVLLWRAPVVYRPWQRELFGKLVVTAACVVGLGSVGLANYQGLSSLFRNHHELRLMLTPSNIVGASMAYVSERVVTSARPFAHYGEDAARTPDWQHHQRKSLTVLVVGESARADHFGVLGYNRDTTPRLAAEQGLLAFSDVHSCGTETAVSVPCMFSGMPRKAYDARIAKNREGLLDILKRAGLDVQWRDNQSGCKGTCDRVQFINMSKLKDPQFCGEGECHDEILLQGLGELIDHLDKDTVLVLHQMGSHGPDYFKRYPKADQRFAPVCQSNALDQCSQAQIINGYDNTLAYTDRVLASLIDTLRSRQDKVDTAMIYLSDHGESLGEYNLFLHGTPYAIAPEQQKHVPLLAWFSDSYQQDFGVDTGCLAKLNDAPLSQDNLFHSMLGLLQVHTQVYERSLDLFASCRPWLTARR comes from the coding sequence ATGCTCAACATCAAACCCCTGCGCACCGAATGGGTCACGCTGCTGGCCAGCCTGTACCTGTTGATCGGCTTGAATGTCTTTCTTTGGGAGCACCTGGAACAGGTAGTGCCCCCCGGCTTGCCCGGCCTGTGGTTGACCCTGGCATTTGCGGTGCTGATGTTGTTCGCCTTCAACCTCATCCTTACCCTCATTGCCTTCCGCTATGTGCTCAAGCCCTTGCTGGTGCTGCTGTTCGTCAGTGGTGCGGCGGTGGCGTATTTCATGAACCGCTATGGCGTGCTGATCGATGCAGGCATGTTCGCCAACATCGCCGAAACCAACGTGGCAGAAGTGCGCGACCTGCTGTCGCTGAAGTTCGGCTTGTACATGCTTGGCCTTGGAGTATTGCCCTCGGTACTGCTGTGGCGAGCGCCGGTGGTGTATCGGCCGTGGCAGCGCGAGCTGTTCGGCAAGCTGGTGGTCACGGCGGCCTGCGTGGTAGGCCTGGGCTCGGTAGGGTTGGCCAATTACCAGGGTCTGTCGTCGCTGTTTCGCAATCACCACGAACTGCGCCTGATGCTGACCCCCAGCAATATCGTCGGTGCCTCCATGGCCTACGTGAGCGAGCGCGTGGTCACCAGTGCACGCCCCTTTGCCCACTATGGCGAAGATGCCGCCCGCACCCCGGACTGGCAGCACCATCAGCGCAAGTCCCTGACGGTGCTGGTGGTGGGTGAAAGCGCGCGCGCTGATCATTTCGGCGTGCTGGGCTACAACCGCGATACCACCCCCAGGCTTGCCGCCGAGCAAGGGTTGCTGGCGTTCTCGGACGTTCATTCCTGCGGCACTGAAACGGCTGTGTCGGTACCCTGCATGTTTTCCGGCATGCCCCGCAAGGCCTACGATGCGCGCATCGCCAAGAACCGCGAAGGGCTGCTCGATATTCTCAAGCGGGCGGGCCTGGATGTGCAGTGGCGCGACAATCAGTCCGGGTGCAAGGGCACCTGCGACCGCGTGCAGTTCATCAATATGAGCAAGCTCAAGGACCCGCAATTCTGCGGCGAAGGCGAGTGCCACGACGAAATCCTGCTGCAGGGGTTGGGCGAGCTGATCGACCACTTGGACAAGGACACCGTGCTGGTGTTGCACCAGATGGGCAGCCACGGCCCCGACTACTTCAAACGCTACCCCAAGGCCGACCAGCGCTTTGCCCCGGTGTGCCAGAGCAATGCCCTGGACCAGTGCAGCCAGGCGCAGATCATCAATGGCTACGACAATACCCTGGCCTACACCGACCGGGTCCTGGCCAGCTTGATCGACACCCTGCGCAGCCGGCAGGACAAGGTCGATACGGCCATGATCTACCTGTCCGACCATGGCGAATCGCTGGGCGAGTACAACCTGTTCCTGCACGGGACGCCGTACGCCATTGCCCCGGAACAGCAAAAGCATGTACCGCTGCTGGCCTGGTTTTCCGACAGCTATCAGCAGGACTTCGGTGTCGATACTGGTTGCCTGGCCAAGTTGAACGATGCGCCCTTGTCCCAGGACAACCTGTTCCACTCGATGCTGGGGTTGTTGCAGGTTCACACCCAGGTGTACGAGCGGTCCCTGGACCTGTTTGCCAGCTGCCGGCCCTGGCTCACCGCCAGGCGCTGA
- a CDS encoding YcgL domain-containing protein, whose product MKRICSIYKSPRKNEMYLYVLKADGLQRVPEGLLPFFGTPQHAFDLVLSPERKLAREDITKVLENLDNQGYHLQMPPPDDEYIEHLPDELLHRNDPA is encoded by the coding sequence ATGAAACGCATCTGCTCGATCTACAAGAGCCCCCGCAAGAACGAAATGTACCTGTACGTGCTCAAGGCCGATGGCTTGCAACGCGTACCCGAAGGCTTGCTGCCGTTCTTCGGCACGCCCCAGCACGCCTTCGACCTGGTGCTCAGCCCCGAACGCAAGCTGGCCCGCGAAGACATCACCAAGGTGCTGGAAAACCTCGACAATCAGGGTTATCACCTGCAGATGCCGCCGCCGGATGACGAGTACATCGAGCACCTGCCCGACGAGTTGCTGCACCGAAACGATCCCGCCTGA
- the rnd gene encoding ribonuclease D, which produces MAIEIHWIRDDLSLAEHCRDWRQLPFVAVDTEFMRVDTFYPKAGLIQIGDGKCAFLIDPLLIANWQPLAELIEDCNVVKVLHACSEDLEVLLRLTGKLPQPLFDTQLAAGYLNLGFSMGYSRLVQEVLGIDLPKGETRSDWLQRPLSETQVSYAAEDAVHLAELFSALHARLSDDKYAWVLEDGAELVAQLRREVQPDSLYREVKLAWKLSPQQLAVLRALCAWREREARLRDVPRNRILKEHALWPIAKSQPTNLAALARIDDMHPRTLRQDGETLLQLIKHAASLPAEQWPEPLPEPLPIEASGILKQLRAVGQAEGQRLGIAPELMLRKKTLEALLKSGYPDGPYTLPDSLRGWRRERMGQALLDSLAGAGDPQ; this is translated from the coding sequence GTGGCCATCGAAATTCACTGGATCCGTGACGACCTGAGCCTGGCCGAACACTGCCGCGACTGGCGCCAATTGCCGTTTGTCGCGGTCGATACCGAATTCATGCGCGTCGATACCTTCTACCCCAAGGCAGGGCTGATCCAGATTGGCGATGGCAAGTGCGCGTTCCTGATCGACCCGCTGTTGATCGCCAACTGGCAGCCGCTGGCCGAGCTGATCGAAGACTGTAACGTGGTCAAGGTGCTGCATGCCTGCAGCGAGGACCTGGAGGTGCTGCTGCGCCTGACCGGCAAGCTGCCCCAGCCGTTGTTCGACACCCAGCTGGCTGCCGGCTATCTCAACCTTGGCTTCTCCATGGGCTATTCGCGGCTGGTACAGGAGGTACTGGGCATCGACCTGCCCAAAGGCGAGACCCGCTCCGACTGGTTGCAACGTCCACTGTCCGAGACCCAGGTCAGCTATGCCGCCGAGGACGCCGTGCACCTGGCCGAGCTGTTCAGCGCCTTGCATGCGCGCCTGTCCGACGACAAGTACGCCTGGGTGTTGGAAGACGGTGCTGAACTGGTGGCCCAGTTGCGCCGCGAGGTGCAGCCCGACAGTCTGTACCGTGAGGTCAAGCTGGCGTGGAAGCTGTCGCCCCAGCAGTTGGCGGTGCTGCGCGCCCTGTGCGCCTGGCGCGAGCGCGAGGCCCGCCTGCGTGACGTTCCGCGCAACCGCATCCTCAAGGAGCATGCGCTGTGGCCCATCGCCAAGAGCCAGCCGACCAACCTGGCGGCCTTGGCCCGCATCGACGACATGCACCCGCGCACCTTGCGCCAGGATGGCGAAACCTTGCTGCAACTGATCAAGCACGCCGCTAGCCTTCCGGCCGAACAATGGCCCGAGCCATTGCCTGAGCCGTTGCCTATCGAAGCCTCGGGCATTCTCAAGCAACTGCGCGCCGTCGGCCAGGCCGAAGGGCAACGGCTGGGTATCGCGCCCGAGCTAATGCTGCGCAAGAAAACCCTCGAGGCCCTGCTCAAAAGCGGTTACCCCGACGGCCCTTACACCTTGCCCGATTCGCTGCGCGGCTGGCGCCGTGAGCGGATGGGCCAGGCACTGCTGGACAGCCTGGCCGGTGCCGGAGACCCTCAATGA